The stretch of DNA GGAGTTACTTGTACAAATGCAACAAGCAGGAATAGTTCCCAATTCTTCAACTATTGTAGCAGTTTTACCCACAGTTGGACAAGCTAATGCATTAAGCCAGGGGAAGGCAATCCATGGTTACTCTTTAAGGAAAATGTTCAGTGACAGTGTTGTTGTTGGAACTGGTCTTTTGGATATGTATGCTAAATGCCATCATTTGTCTTATGCCCGGAAGATTTTTGATCGGATGAAGCAAAAGAATGAGATATGTTGGAGTGCTATGATTGGAGGATATGTTGCTTGTGATTTCATGACAAATGCATTGGCCCTTTTTGATGAGATGGTACATGTTTATGAGTTAAACCCTACACCAGTTACTCTTGCAAGCATACTTCGAGCTTGTGCTAAGCTTACTGATTTGAACAAAGGGCAAAGCTTACATTGTTACATGATTAAATCAGGGATGGACTTAGATACAACGGTAGGAAACTCACTCATATCAATGTATGCTAAGTGTGGGATGATGGAGGACGCAGTCGGATTTCTTGAGGAAATGACCTCAAAGGATACAGTTTCATATAGTGGTATCATGTCAGGATGTGTGCAAAATGGCCATGCTGAGAAGGCTTTACTTATTTTTCGCCAGATGCAGTTGTCTGGGTTTGAACCAGATTTGGCAACCATGATGGCCGTTCTACCAGCTTGTTCACATTTGGCTGCTCTACAACATGGGGCCTGTTGCCATGGATACTCAGTCATTCGGGGCTTCACGTCAGAGTCGTCCATCTGTAATGCCATTATTGACATGTACTCAAAGTGTGGAAAGATACATNNNNNNNNNNNNNNNNNNNNNNNNNNNNNNNNNNNNNNNNNNNNNNNNNNNNNNNNNNNNNNNNNNNNNNNNNNNNNNNNNNNNNNNNNNNNNNNNNNNNNNNNNNNNNNNNNNNNNNNNNNNNNNNNNNNNNNNNNNNNNNNNNNNNNNNNNNNNNNNNNNNNNNNNNNNNNNNNNNNNNNNNNNNNNNNNNNNNNNNNNNNNNNNNNNNNNNNNNNNNNNNNNNNNNNNNNNNNNNNNNNNNNNNNNNNNNNNNNNNNNNNNNNNNNNNNNNNNNNNNNNNNNNNNNNNNNNNNNNNNNNNNNNNNNNNNNNNNNNNNNNNNNNNNNNNNNNNNNNNNNNNNNNNNNNNNNNNNNNNNNNNNNNNNNNNNNNNNNNNNNNNNNNNNNNNNNNNNNNNNNNNNNNNNNNNNNNNNNNNNNNNNNNNNNNNNNNNNNNNNNNNNNNNNNNNNNNNNNNNNNNNNNNNNNNNNNNNNNNNNNNNNNNNNNNNNNNNNNNNNNNNNNNNNNNNNNNNNNNNNNNNNNNNNNNNNNNNNNNNNNNNNNNNNNNNNNNNNNNNNNNNNNNNNNNNNNNNNNNNNNNNNNNNNNNNNNNNNNNNNNNNNNNNNNNNNNNNNNNNNNNNNNNNNNNNNNNNNNNNNNNNNNNNNNNNNNNNNNNNNNNNNNNNNNNNNNNNNNNNNNNNNNNNNNNNNNNNNNNNNNNNNNNNNNNNNNNNNNNNNNNNNNNNNNNNNNNNNNNNNNNNNNNNNNNNNNNNNNNNNNNNNNNNNNNNNNNNNNNNNNNNNNNNNNNNNNNNNNNNNNNNNNNNNNNNNNNNNNNNNNNNNNNNNNNNNNNNNNNNNNNNNNNNNNNNNNNNNNNNNNNNNNNNNNNNNNNNNNNNNNNNNNNNNNNNNNNNNNNNNNNNNNNNNNNNNNNNNNNNNNNNNNNNNNNNNNNNNNNNNNNNNNNNNNNNNNNNNNNNNNNNNNNNNNNNNNNNNNNNNNNNNNNNNNNNNNNNNNNNNNNNNNNNNNNNNNNNNNNNNNNNNNNNNNNNNNNNNNNNNNNNNNNNNNNNNNNNNNNNNNNNNNNNNNNNNNNNNNNNNNNNNNNNNNNNNNNNNNNNNNNNNNNNNNNNNNNNNNNNNNNNNNNNNNNNNNNNNNNNNNNNNNNNNNNNNNNNNNNNNNNNNNNNNNNNNNNNNNNNNNNNNNNNNNNNNNNNNNNNNNNNNNNNNNNNNNNNNNNNNNNNNNNNNNNNNNNNNNNNNNNNNNNNNNNNNNNNNNNNNNNNNNNNNNNNNNNNNNNNNNNNNNNNNNNNNNNNNNNNNNNNNNNNNNNNNNNNNNNNNNNNNNNNNNNNNNNNNNNNNNNNNNNNNNNNNNNNNNNNNNNNNNNNNNNNNNNNNNNNNNNNNNNNNNNNNNNNNNNNNNNNNNNNNNNNNNNNNNNNNNNNNNNNNNNNNNNNNNNNNNNNNNNNNNNNNNNNNNNNNNNNNNNNNNNNNNNNNNNNNNNNNNNNNNNNNNNNNNNNNNNNNNNNNNNNNNNNNNNNNNNNNNNNNNNNNNNNNNNNNNNNNNNNNNNNNNNNNNNNNNNNNNNNNNNNNNNNNNNNNNNNNNNNNNNNNNNNNNNNNNNNNNNNNNNNNNNNNNNNNNNNNNNNNNNNNNNNNNNNNNNNNNNNNNNNNNNNNNNNNNNNNNNNNNNNNNNNNNNNNNNNNNNNNNNNNNNNNNNNNNNNNNNNNNNNNNNNNNNNNNNNNNNNNNNNNNNNNNNNNNNNNNNNNNNNNNNNNNNNNNNNNNNNNNNNNNNNNNNNNNNNNNNNNNNNNNNNNNNNNNNNNNNNNNNNNNNNNNNNNNNNNNNNNNNNNNNNNNNNNNNNNNNNNNNNNNNNNNNNNNNNNNNNNNNNNNNNNNNNNNNNNNNNNNNNNNNNNNNNNNNNNNNNNNNNNNNNNNNNNNNNNNNNNNNNNNNNNNNNNNNNNNNNNNNNNNNNNNNNNNNNNNNNNNNNNNNNNNNNNNNNNNNNNNNNNNNNNNNNNNNNNNNNNNNNNNNNNNNNNNNNNNNNNNNNNNNNNNNNNNNNNNNNNNNNNNNNNNNNNNNNNNNNNNNNNNNNNNNNNNNNNNNNNNNNNNNNNNNNNNNNNNNNNNNNNNNNNNNNNNNNNNNNNNNNNNNNNNNNNNNNNNNNNNNNNNNNNNNNNNNNNNNNNNNNNNNNNNNNNNNNNNNNNNNNNNNNNNNNNNNNNNNNNNNNNNNNNNNNNNNNNNNNNNNNNNNNNNNNNNNNNNNNNNNNNNNNNNNNNNNNNNNNNNNNNNNNNNNNNNNNNNNNNNNNNNNNNNNNNNNNNNNNNNNNNNNNNNNNNNNNNNNNNNNNNNNNNNNNNNNNNNNNNNNNNNNNNNNNNNNNNNNNNNNNNNNNNNNNNNNNNNNNNNNNNNNNNNNNNNNNNNNNNNNNNNNNNNNNNNNNNNNNNNNNNNNNNNNNNNNNNNNNNNNNNNNNNNNNNNNNNNNNNNNNNNNNNNNNNNNNNNNNNNNNNNNNNNNNNNNNNNNNNNNNNNNNNNNNNNNNNNNNNNNNNNNNNNNNNNNNNNNNNNNNNNNNNNNNNNNNNNNNNNNNNNNNNNNNNNNNNNNNNNNNNNNNNNNNNNNNNNNNNNNNNNNNNNNNNNNNNNNNNNNNNNNNNNNNNNNNNNNNNNNNNNNNNNNNNNNNNNNNNNNNNNNNNNNNNNNNNNNNNNNNNNNNNNNNNNNNNNNNNNNNNNNNNNNNNNNNNNNNNNNNNNNNNNNNNNNNNNNNNNNNNNNNNNNNNNNNNNNNNNNNNNNNNNNNNNNNNNNNNNNNNNNNNNNNNNNNNNNNNNNNNNNNNNNNNNNNNNNNNNNNNNNNNNNNNNNNNNNNNNNNNNNNNNNNNNNNNNNNNNNNNNNNNNNNNNNNNNNNNNNNNNNNNNNNNNNNNNNNNNNNNNNNNNNNNNNNNNNNNNNNNNNNNNNNNNNNNNNNNNNNNNNNNNNNNNNNNNNNNNNNNNNNNNNNNNNNNNATCATCTTATTTTCCAATGTAGACTCAAGTTGCAATACTTCTTCCagcttctttgtttctttttcgtTGCATTAACAATTTGTGTCAAGAGTAAAATTTGATAAGAATAGGAAATTTTAACTAGAATCATCATAAATAGTGTATACTTTCATAggttttgattggattttcttgAACTATTCTGAAAAACGGAATTGAAGTGTAATGGACATAGAAATAGACATAAAAAAGGGTAGGGTTTGGGGAGCCTTATTAGTGAAAACTTCAGAGTTATTGCtacttaaaaataattgttCTATTTATACACCCTTCCTCTATCAATAATTGACCACAAAATTATAAGGTTCTATTTCTATAGTTCTTGACTACTAATTTGAGAGCTATGATCTTAGCCTAAACAACAATGCAGGTTTCTGGATGATTAATTGTGTCTTGATTAGATATGCACTGCTAaacatttcttttatatatatactctaCTCTTAATTTGTTATTTCAACGAAAATTTCTGAATGCAGTATTCATAAATTGCTTCTTTATAATAGTCACTTTACATGCTGATTTACACCTCCGCTTCATGATGCAACTTCTTTACCTGCATCTTACTTCATTGTGATATTAGAATTTTAGACCACTAATGTTCAACGATGTTATGTAGGAAAACACAACTTCGGGCATTTCATTCAACATGTGAGTGATACAATTACTGTTTGCTAGGCAACAGGAGCAATTAAAGTCTATGCAAAGAACTCTTGAAGACGAAGAGAATGGAGTCGTCAGTGGAGCCTCAGGCAGAGAAAAACAGCTTGCTGAGGAACATAGTAACAATGATGTTAAGGCAGGAATATCTACTACTGTGCAGAAGCACGATGACGGAGATCAAATTCAAGCTTCAAGCAATGAAGCAAGTGTCATTGAGAAACATGACCCTGATAAAAAATGTGAAGAACACCGAAATACGCAAGAGGTGGATCAAGTTCAAACTTCAGCCAATGAAGCAAGTGTCACTGAGAAGCATCCTTCTGATATTACAAGTGATGAATGCCTAAATGCACATGAAACAGATCAAGTTCAAACTTCAACCAACGAAGATAGTGTCACTGAGAAGCATCACTCTGATATTAGAAGTGAAGAATCCCAAAAGACACATGAAACAGATCAAGTTAAAACTTCAACCAACGAAGCAAGTAGAACTGAGAAGAATCATTCTGATATTAGAAGTGAAGAATCCCAAAATACACATGAAGACGACCAAATTCAAAGTTCAATCAATGAAGGAAGTTTCACTAGTAAGCATGATTCTGATATAAGAGGAGAACAACGCCAAAATACACATGAGTTCAACTGTGCAGATCATGACCATGATGTTAGAGGTGGCTTTGGTTCTAATAATGACGTTGGCACAGAAACATCCATGATAAAAGGAGATGCTGGAAGTACCGAGCCAGTTCTCAAAACTGAGAGTTGTAGAGATCGTAGTGAACAGAATATTGATTTGAACGAATGTGGCCCACTGGACATGGACACTAGACAGTTTGGTGAGGGTATAAATGCACAAGAAACTGAGGAGCATGCTCAAAGACCTGATCACAAAGTTTTACATTTATTGCTACCATGTTCTCCTATAGAAACTGATAATACAACCAAGGATAACAAAGCTGGAGAAGCAGTTAGAACAGCTGACCTTTTAACTCCTGATGCTGCTGCAGCCGGACAGAAAGAACAGCAAGATTTTTTGCATCTGATTTGAGGGAGCAGTTTGGAGTTTCTGCATATGATTGTGACAAACAGAATGTATGTATATGGTTCATCTGACTCGGATACTATTAATATTTGTGGCAACAATGATAGAGTAATGCAGAAGTTAGATCAATATCTTATAGAAACCCAGGGTAATTCCCATGGTGAGAAGAATCATAACCAGGATGGATGCTATGTACGGAGGTGATGAATCAACAGAAGAAAACTGGACCTCTTTTAAAGTTGGGGAATGTGTATATGTATATACACACCTACATATATACATACGTGGGTATATACTTCAGAGATCTCATGTACATAAGTGATTAGTCTCTTCTCTCTCCCtctgtaattatattatatgtaaGACACTTTACTGAATGTTATTGTCATTCATATAGATCTTCATCACTTTGCATGATTTTGTCAGGAATGTTCTATCAAAGCAAGTAATATGCTGAATGAGGCATACATGTAACAATAAACATGGCTACTTGTAAAGCTTATATTAGTAGATAATCAAGTAAAAATCATTGTAAGCGTCCTTGAGCAATGTCCTAGCCTAGTGAAATGGCCAACTTAATCAACCTAATAAACTTTTTCCaataaacataaaaactaattgtATAGGTGCAACACCAATGATATTGGATCCAAACAGCACAACTCCCAATAGTGTTCTGCAGCTGCCAGAGGTGTCATGGCAGCAGCCTTCCGGTGGAGAAGCCTTGCTACGGAAGCTGAGGCAATGTCGACGAGGAATttgattgaaatttgaaaacctTCCCACCCATGGAAAAGAATGACACAGGtagttattagttattactacTTCGTAATATATCTGTTCCTGGTTCATGACCTTTCCTtttagaaagaaagagaatatgcTATTAACCTTTCTGTATTCTTCTTCGCATATATTATGTTGTAATcttaatataaaagaaaagcatatgcTAATCTTAACTACTATCTATACCATTGGACGGATTCCAAAACAAATGTATAATTTAAAGATATTCTTGTTTGCATTGTTTTGTAAGCTAAAATCTCTTGCATAATGTATGATTCATGGAACTAGCATGAATCTAAAGAGTCCATTGAAAAATTTCACCTTGATCAGTTAGAAGAACTGCAGAAAATTTGTGGATCAAATACAAAGCCTGCCATGGGAAATGATCATAGTAGTTGCAGGGCTCAAGGAGCAGCCCTACAAAATCGAATAGACTGGCTTCAGGTTTGAAAGTTTTTATTCTAGAGTAGTATGAACTTTTTCTCTCTAGTATGAGAAGCTAACAAGTTGTCCCCATTCTTATATATTGCAGAGGTTAGTTAATGAAAGATCTCAGCAGATCAATACCTTGGAGTCCATGCTGGTATGGTTCTGCTTTGGGTTTTTAGCATAAGACAGGCCACAGCTTACGCTCCGTGTAAGTCGATTTGTTCCTTCATTCCTTCCTTTCTGTTGCAGGGAAATGTTAGGCAACAGTTAGCTCTCTCTAATGATAAGGTTCGCCAGTTGGAAGCCGAGTTAAGCAAGGCGAAGCTGACCGCTGCAAATGGAACAAAGGCAATCAATCtgatatttgttttatttttttaattgatgcaAGCTGAtttgttgtattattttttataaacgcTAATTTGTGGAGCAGAAAGTAGAAGAACTTGAACAAGAAACAAGAAGACTAAGGAGAGAACTGGAGAGTGAAAAGGTAATGTTATTTATTTGCTTCTAGTGAGATTTGCAAAGGAATTCAATGATAATATGTTGCCACTTCAACTTTCTAttgattctttatctttatttttctctgtTATATTCGTCCTCCTTTGTTATGTTTCTCTATTCGAATGTCCTTGGCAGGCGAATGGAAAGCAACTGAGCGATCAGCTGCTTTCAACTGCTACTTTGTTGTTGGGGCTACAAGTGGAAATAAGACAACTTTCTAATGATGCTGTAACAAGAGAAAAAGAACTACAAGAAGCAACTAAAAAGCTTCAGGTTTGAAAGTTTTAATGCTAATTTAATACAAAACTAATAATCATATTTACAATCTAAGGAGCTTACAggtttttccttttatatattGTAGGAATTGGACAGGGAAAACTGTTTGCTCGTCGAAACCTTGAGGTCCAAGCTGGTATGATTCTGATTTTCA from Arachis duranensis cultivar V14167 chromosome 4, aradu.V14167.gnm2.J7QH, whole genome shotgun sequence encodes:
- the LOC107485435 gene encoding uncharacterized protein LOC107485435, whose protein sequence is MQRTLEDEENGVVSGASGREKQLAEEHSNNDVKAGISTTVQKHDDGDQIQASSNEASVIEKHDPDKKCEEHRNTQEVDQVQTSANEASVTEKHPSDITSDECLNAHETDQVQTSTNEDSVTEKHHSDIRSEESQKTHETDQVKTSTNEASRTEKNHSDIRSEESQNTHEDDQIQSSINEGSFTSKHDSDIRGEQRQNTHEFNCADHDHDVRGGFGSNNDVGTETSMIKGDAGSTEPVLKTESCRDRSEQNIDLNECGPLDMDTRQFGEGINAQETEEHAQRPDHKVLHLLLPCSPIETDNTTKDNKAGEAVRTADLLTPDAAAAGQKEQQDFLHLI
- the LOC107485432 gene encoding uncharacterized protein LOC107485432, encoding MTQLEELQKICGSNTKPAMGNDHSSCRAQGAALQNRIDWLQRLVNERSQQINTLESMLGNVRQQLALSNDKVRQLEAELSKAKLTAANGTKKVEELEQETRRLRRELESEKANGKQLSDQLLSTATLLLGLQVEIRQLSNDAVTREKELQEATKKLQELDRENCLLVETLRSKLDGTKQMLDASNDKVRQLEMQIHEEKLTIENGMKKIEELEDEARILREELESEKAVREEVWNKASVLELEKGQTMRDLDSERQRLRGVKERLMLQ
- the LOC107485431 gene encoding pentatricopeptide repeat-containing protein At3g16610, with product MFLLKVGDKLKIPGFKKVIPGLCCNRFQLRDEFESNHWYMAQLESCIQSKSLSQGKIIHQHIIKNNSNIKDFSIILDKLTHLYVKCNEVQLARQVFEKIPNPSVVCWNMMIRAYAWNGPFQQGIDLYYKMLQLGVTPNKFTFPFILKACSALQDIQVGQEIHKHAEQLGLEMDVYVCTALVDMYAKCGDLFQAQTLFNCMSSRDIVAWNAIIAGFSLHTLHNETMELLVQMQQAGIVPNSSTIVAVLPTVGQANALSQGKAIHGYSLRKMFSDSVVVGTGLLDMYAKCHHLSYARKIFDRMKQKNEICWSAMIGGYVACDFMTNALALFDEMVHVYELNPTPVTLASILRACAKLTDLNKGQSLHCYMIKSGMDLDTTVGNSLISMYAKCGMMEDAVGFLEEMTSKDTVSYSGIMSGCVQNGHAEKALLIFRQMQLSGFEPDLATMMAVLPACSHLAALQHGACCHGYSVIRGFTSESSICNAIIDMYSKCGK